A stretch of the Zeugodacus cucurbitae isolate PBARC_wt_2022May chromosome 6, idZeuCucr1.2, whole genome shotgun sequence genome encodes the following:
- the LOC105218052 gene encoding adenylyl cyclase X E-like isoform X1 yields MYASYDRNRKFSVNVGDILDDVTNQFKGKYELSVLREHCRKYDVEKIYQTYMARLLRIQLITFLTIVIIITAIYCVLLIDSDMAMLDIPIYVIFSILAIVAIYIGIWKRAIAKFAWVIYVAVLSIIFIMIMDITVPVVHAVSFYEITIPLFYSFIIYSIYIYMPFTNHLYPFILGVSISLCYIILFLSITYRMKVDGSTNMDEEKIISEILFMVGLNLLGLFFRLPREMVVRQTFIDKRECVEEDLLLHAAKTQEKILLLSMIPGPIADKIEEDIKLRLTRTSLTSRRRSSFQREAELLYRKLFIETHDDVTILYADMVNYTKLTTTVDVKTLVETLHDLYVRFDDAALDLDVLRIQFLGDCYYCVANVSIPNEDHGNACVRLGLRMIEEIHAERDNRDLEMDIRIGVHSGSVLSGVIGATKWKFDIYSKDVEIANRLESTGVPGRVHISGETLELLDNEFEYEDGTTKALNDPLLQQHSIRTYLIIPPKAYKGKQTVSNPTLMSKFSFLKGSPLGSASDLRTVYSGDIIQRMVDMEMRRESTSIPVETLQFHRIFFGKSRHLTRFEREEHNFRVNFSWWFMCFKNWRWEHNYLIQPDIKLKYSVLVSYIIILCTIFMQAINARQSIKFWLLVAVGNVVMLLVLGLVWYKKLREVFQKNWFFIKPRNKYSRFIYGLSEFTQREFSVRICIYLGILILQLSYTLIQLIAIAFVLKMRKSKIYSLRMAPRIYCVSTPGCMLFGLILNYNYFVNYFHILQAVTECIVMNLFLNFLFSGITYIIKIAIGLLTLISYIIVITVLYDFVYERSLSCNSHLYPEYSHIFVSILTLIIFNMINRQKEFISRVDYYWKRELKKKQENARLTNETISRLVSNILPSHIVDIYMDNQLTNKLYYEEYSNVAVIFATILNFNIEVVGMRVLNEIICDFDEVLGTFKGVHKIEKIKVAGWTYMAACGLNTTGTGHRGSLEQRSSAVSFAFNWRRDQLANRQAAISELYVADVADVEEKSTTNVPRRRSVRMFNDGEEPITDDDVVYVMARFGLSLLRTMDNFNKNNYYHDNDSQVIGDLRVGIANGPVMAGVVGLFKPHYDIWGNSVNMAARMDSTGVANSIQVTEETAKILTLHDIHCIYRGVTYIKGRGSIPTYFLDIDENFQFRKFSLDGTELDP; encoded by the exons aTGTACGCAAGTTACGATCGCAATCGCAAATTCTCAGTCAATGTTGGCGATATATTAGACGACGTAACCAATCAGTTCAAGGGTAAATATGAGCTGAGCGTGTTAAGG GAACATTGTCGCAAATATGACGTGGAAAAGATTTATCAAACCTACATGGCGCGGCTGCTAAGAATACAATTAATCACATTCTTGACGATAGTCATCATCATTACGGCCATCTATTGCGTGCTCTTGATCGATTCTGATAtg GCGATGCTTGACATACCAATCTATGTGATATTCTCGATTCTGGCTATCGTGGCCATATATATTGGCATATGGAAGAGGGCGATTGCGAAATTTGCTTGGGTTATTTACGTAGCTGTTCTAtccataatatttattatgataATGG ATATCACTGTTCCCGTAGTGCACGCCGTCTCCTTTTACGAGATCACTATACCGCTATTCTACAGTTTCATTATTTAttccatttacatttatatgccGTTTACTAATCACCTTTATCCTTTCATTTTGGGCGTTTCAATATCAttgtgttatattatattatttctgtcGATAACATATCGCATGAAAGTTGATGGCAGTACGAATATggatgaagaaaaaattatatcagaAATCTTGTTTATGGTGGGACTCAATCTATTGGGCTTATTTTTTCGTCTACCACGTGAGATGGTGGTACGACAAACCTTTATAGACAAACGGGAATGCGTTGAAGAAGATCTGCTGTTGCATGCTGCCAAGACACAGGAG AAAATATTACTGCTAAGCATGATACCTGGACCAATTGCTGATAAAATAGAGGAGGACATAAAATTGCGACTCACGCGGACGAGCTTAACTTCACGCAGACGTTCATCGTTTCAGCGAGAAGCGGA ACTACTATATAGAAAACTCTTTATTGAAACGCACGACGATGTGACAATACTCTATGCGGATATGGTCAACTATACGAAGCTAACAACAACGGTGGATGTGAAGACACTTGTAGAAACACTACACGATCTCTATGTCAGATTCGACGATGCAGCGTTG GACTTGGATGTTCTAAGAATACAATTCTTGGGAGATTGCTATTACTGCGTGGCAAATGTTTCGATACCGAATGAAGATCACGGTAATGCTTGTGTGCGCCTCGGTTTACGTATGATAGAGGAGATACATGCGGAGAG AGATAATAGAGACCTGGAAATGGATATACGTATTGGCGTGCACTCGGGCAGCGTACTATCGGGTGTTATTGGCGCCACGAAATGGAAATTCGATATTTACTCGAAAGATGTTGAGATCGCAAATCGTTTGGAGAGTACCGGTGTACCGGGACGTGTGCACATAAGTGGTGAAACACTGGAACTGTTGGATAATGAATTCGAATATGAAGATGGTACCACGAAAGCACTCAATGATCCGCtattacaacaacacagcaTACGTACATATCTTATTATACCGCCGAAAGCT TACAAAGGCAAACAGACGGTCTCAAATCCCACGTTAATGAGTAAATTTTCGTTTCTGAAGGGCTCACCGCTGGGATCTGCGTCG GATCTGAGAACTGTTTATTCcggtgatataatacaaagaatGGTAGATATGGAGATGCGACGAGAGAGTACAAGCATTCCGGTCGAAACTTTACA atttcatcgcATATTCTTTGGAAAATCGCGACATCTTACACGTTTCGAGAGAGAAGAGCATAATTTCCGTGTGAATTTCTCCTGGTGGTTTATGTGTTTCAAAAACTGGCGCTGGGAACACAACTACCTGATACAACCAGATATTAAGCTAAAATACAGTGTGCTTGTTTCATATATAATTATCTTATGCACGATTTTCATGCAGGCCATCAATGCCAG ACAAAGCATAAAATTTTGGCTCTTGGTAGCTGTTGGAAATGTAGTGATGCTGTTGGTGTTAGGCTTGGTCTGGTACAAGAAACTGCGGgaagtatttcaaaaaaattggttcTTCATAAAACCGCGCAATAAATACAGTCGTTTTATTTACGGTCTGTCCGAATTTACACAAAGGGAGTTTAGTGTGCGCATCTGCATTTATTTGGGCATTTTAATACTACAGTTGAGTTATACGCTAATACAATTG ATTGCGATCGCTTTCGTATTGAAAATGAGGAAATCGAAAATCTACTCTTTGAGGATGGCACCAAGGATATACTGTGTTTCAACACCTGGGTGCATGCTTTTTGgtctaatattaaattataattattttgttaattatttccatattttgcaGGCTGTCACGGAGTGCATTGTTATGAAtctatttctaaattttctatTCTCCGGCATTACCTACATTATCAAAATAGCTATTGGCCTGCTTACACTCATTAGTTACATAATTGTCATAACTGTGTTGTATGATTTTGTCTACGAACGCAGTCTGAGTTGTAATAGTCACCTCTATCCAGAATATTCGCATATATTTGTCTCCATACTGACACTGATCATATTTAATATGATTAATCGACAGAAAGAGTTCATCTCGCGTGTGGATTATTA ttGGAAGCGTGAGCTAAAGAAGAAACAAGAAAACGCTAGGCTAACAAATGAGACGATTTCCCGTTTGGTCAGTAATATTTTGCCATCGCATATAG TGGACATTTATATGGACAATCAGCTGACCAACAAGCTCTACTACGAAGAATACTCCAATGTGGCTGTGATCTTTGCGACCATTTTGAATTTCAACATTGAAGTTGTTGGTATGCGTGTATTGAACGAAATAATTTGCGATTTCGATGAAGTG CTAGGCACATTCAAAGGCGtgcataaaattgaaaaaatcaaagTGGCCGGTTGGACGTATATGGCGGCATGTGGCCTAAATACCACCGGCACAGGGCATAGGGGGTCGCTGGAACAGCGCTCTAGCGCAGTCTCATTCGCATTCAATTGGCGGCGTGATCAGTTGGCCAATAGACAGGCGGCCATTAGCGAGCTATATGTTGCGGATGTTGCGGATGTTGAGGAAAAGTCTACAACCAACGTGCCAAGACGTCGTTCGGTGCGTATGTTCAATGATGGCGAAGAGCCAATCACCGATGATGATGTGGTTTATGTGATGGCGCGCTTTGGTTTAAGTCTGTTGCGTACAATGgacaattttaacaaaaacaattattatcaCGACAATGATAGTCAAGTAATTGGTGATTTACGTGTTG GTATAGCGAATGGTCCCGTTATGGCCGGTGTTGTTGGCCTGTTTAAACCACATTATGATATCTGGGGCAATTCTGTGAATATGGCCGCGCGCATGGACTCAACTGGCGTGGCTAATTCAATACAAGTGACTGAAGAAACTGCCAAAATATTGACTCTGCACGACATACATTGTATCTATAGAGGTGTTACATATATTAAAGGACGCGGCTCCATACCGACATATTTCTTggatattgatgaaaattttcaatttagaaagttttcATTAGACGGCACTGAGTTGGATCCAtga
- the LOC105218052 gene encoding adenylyl cyclase X E-like isoform X3 codes for MYASYDRNRKFSVNVGDILDDVTNQFKGKYELSVLREHCRKYDVEKIYQTYMARLLRIQLITFLTIVIIITAIYCVLLIDSDMAMLDIPIYVIFSILAIVAIYIGIWKRAIAKFAWVIYVAVLSIIFIMIMDITVPVVHAVSFYEITIPLFYSFIIYSIYIYMPFTNHLYPFILGVSISLCYIILFLSITYRMKVDGSTNMDEEKIISEILFMVGLNLLGLFFRLPREMVVRQTFIDKRECVEEDLLLHAAKTQEKILLLSMIPGPIADKIEEDIKLRLTRTSLTSRRRSSFQREAELLYRKLFIETHDDVTILYADMVNYTKLTTTVDVKTLVETLHDLYVRFDDAALDLDVLRIQFLGDCYYCVANVSIPNEDHGNACVRLGLRMIEEIHAERDNRDLEMDIRIGVHSGSVLSGVIGATKWKFDIYSKDVEIANRLESTGVPGRVHISGETLELLDNEFEYEDGTTKALNDPLLQQHSIRTYLIIPPKAYKGKQTVSNPTLMSKFSFLKGSPLGSASDLRTVYSGDIIQRMVDMEMRRESTSIPVETLQFHRIFFGKSRHLTRFEREEHNFRVNFSWWFMCFKNWRWEHNYLIQPDIKLKYSVLVSYIIILCTIFMQAINARQSIKFWLLVAVGNVVMLLVLGLVWYKKLREVFQKNWFFIKPRNKYSRFIYGLSEFTQREFSVRICIYLGILILQLSYTLIQLIAIAFVLKMRKSKIYSLRMAPRIYCVSTPGCMLFGLILNYNYFVNYFHILQAVTECIVMNLFLNFLFSGITYIIKIAIGLLTLISYIIVITVLYDFVYERSLSCNSHLYPEYSHIFVSILTLIIFNMINRQKEFISRVDYYWKRELKKKQENARLTNETISRLVSNILPSHIVDIYMDNQLTNKLYYEEYSNVAVIFATILNFNIEVVGMRVLNEIICDFDEVAHSKACIKLKKSKWPVGRIWRHVA; via the exons aTGTACGCAAGTTACGATCGCAATCGCAAATTCTCAGTCAATGTTGGCGATATATTAGACGACGTAACCAATCAGTTCAAGGGTAAATATGAGCTGAGCGTGTTAAGG GAACATTGTCGCAAATATGACGTGGAAAAGATTTATCAAACCTACATGGCGCGGCTGCTAAGAATACAATTAATCACATTCTTGACGATAGTCATCATCATTACGGCCATCTATTGCGTGCTCTTGATCGATTCTGATAtg GCGATGCTTGACATACCAATCTATGTGATATTCTCGATTCTGGCTATCGTGGCCATATATATTGGCATATGGAAGAGGGCGATTGCGAAATTTGCTTGGGTTATTTACGTAGCTGTTCTAtccataatatttattatgataATGG ATATCACTGTTCCCGTAGTGCACGCCGTCTCCTTTTACGAGATCACTATACCGCTATTCTACAGTTTCATTATTTAttccatttacatttatatgccGTTTACTAATCACCTTTATCCTTTCATTTTGGGCGTTTCAATATCAttgtgttatattatattatttctgtcGATAACATATCGCATGAAAGTTGATGGCAGTACGAATATggatgaagaaaaaattatatcagaAATCTTGTTTATGGTGGGACTCAATCTATTGGGCTTATTTTTTCGTCTACCACGTGAGATGGTGGTACGACAAACCTTTATAGACAAACGGGAATGCGTTGAAGAAGATCTGCTGTTGCATGCTGCCAAGACACAGGAG AAAATATTACTGCTAAGCATGATACCTGGACCAATTGCTGATAAAATAGAGGAGGACATAAAATTGCGACTCACGCGGACGAGCTTAACTTCACGCAGACGTTCATCGTTTCAGCGAGAAGCGGA ACTACTATATAGAAAACTCTTTATTGAAACGCACGACGATGTGACAATACTCTATGCGGATATGGTCAACTATACGAAGCTAACAACAACGGTGGATGTGAAGACACTTGTAGAAACACTACACGATCTCTATGTCAGATTCGACGATGCAGCGTTG GACTTGGATGTTCTAAGAATACAATTCTTGGGAGATTGCTATTACTGCGTGGCAAATGTTTCGATACCGAATGAAGATCACGGTAATGCTTGTGTGCGCCTCGGTTTACGTATGATAGAGGAGATACATGCGGAGAG AGATAATAGAGACCTGGAAATGGATATACGTATTGGCGTGCACTCGGGCAGCGTACTATCGGGTGTTATTGGCGCCACGAAATGGAAATTCGATATTTACTCGAAAGATGTTGAGATCGCAAATCGTTTGGAGAGTACCGGTGTACCGGGACGTGTGCACATAAGTGGTGAAACACTGGAACTGTTGGATAATGAATTCGAATATGAAGATGGTACCACGAAAGCACTCAATGATCCGCtattacaacaacacagcaTACGTACATATCTTATTATACCGCCGAAAGCT TACAAAGGCAAACAGACGGTCTCAAATCCCACGTTAATGAGTAAATTTTCGTTTCTGAAGGGCTCACCGCTGGGATCTGCGTCG GATCTGAGAACTGTTTATTCcggtgatataatacaaagaatGGTAGATATGGAGATGCGACGAGAGAGTACAAGCATTCCGGTCGAAACTTTACA atttcatcgcATATTCTTTGGAAAATCGCGACATCTTACACGTTTCGAGAGAGAAGAGCATAATTTCCGTGTGAATTTCTCCTGGTGGTTTATGTGTTTCAAAAACTGGCGCTGGGAACACAACTACCTGATACAACCAGATATTAAGCTAAAATACAGTGTGCTTGTTTCATATATAATTATCTTATGCACGATTTTCATGCAGGCCATCAATGCCAG ACAAAGCATAAAATTTTGGCTCTTGGTAGCTGTTGGAAATGTAGTGATGCTGTTGGTGTTAGGCTTGGTCTGGTACAAGAAACTGCGGgaagtatttcaaaaaaattggttcTTCATAAAACCGCGCAATAAATACAGTCGTTTTATTTACGGTCTGTCCGAATTTACACAAAGGGAGTTTAGTGTGCGCATCTGCATTTATTTGGGCATTTTAATACTACAGTTGAGTTATACGCTAATACAATTG ATTGCGATCGCTTTCGTATTGAAAATGAGGAAATCGAAAATCTACTCTTTGAGGATGGCACCAAGGATATACTGTGTTTCAACACCTGGGTGCATGCTTTTTGgtctaatattaaattataattattttgttaattatttccatattttgcaGGCTGTCACGGAGTGCATTGTTATGAAtctatttctaaattttctatTCTCCGGCATTACCTACATTATCAAAATAGCTATTGGCCTGCTTACACTCATTAGTTACATAATTGTCATAACTGTGTTGTATGATTTTGTCTACGAACGCAGTCTGAGTTGTAATAGTCACCTCTATCCAGAATATTCGCATATATTTGTCTCCATACTGACACTGATCATATTTAATATGATTAATCGACAGAAAGAGTTCATCTCGCGTGTGGATTATTA ttGGAAGCGTGAGCTAAAGAAGAAACAAGAAAACGCTAGGCTAACAAATGAGACGATTTCCCGTTTGGTCAGTAATATTTTGCCATCGCATATAG TGGACATTTATATGGACAATCAGCTGACCAACAAGCTCTACTACGAAGAATACTCCAATGTGGCTGTGATCTTTGCGACCATTTTGAATTTCAACATTGAAGTTGTTGGTATGCGTGTATTGAACGAAATAATTTGCGATTTCGATGAAGTG GCACATTCAAAGGCGtgcataaaattgaaaaaatcaaagTGGCCGGTTGGACGTATATGGCGGCATGTGGCCTAA
- the LOC105218052 gene encoding adenylyl cyclase X E-like isoform X2 yields the protein MYASYDRNRKFSVNVGDILDDVTNQFKGKYELSVLREHCRKYDVEKIYQTYMARLLRIQLITFLTIVIIITAIYCVLLIDSDMAMLDIPIYVIFSILAIVAIYIGIWKRAIAKFAWVIYVAVLSIIFIMIMDITVPVVHAVSFYEITIPLFYSFIIYSIYIYMPFTNHLYPFILGVSISLCYIILFLSITYRMKVDGSTNMDEEKIISEILFMVGLNLLGLFFRLPREMVVRQTFIDKRECVEEDLLLHAAKTQEKILLLSMIPGPIADKIEEDIKLRLTRTSLTSRRRSSFQREAELLYRKLFIETHDDVTILYADMVNYTKLTTTVDVKTLVETLHDLYVRFDDAALDLDVLRIQFLGDCYYCVANVSIPNEDHGNACVRLGLRMIEEIHAERDNRDLEMDIRIGVHSGSVLSGVIGATKWKFDIYSKDVEIANRLESTGVPGRVHISGETLELLDNEFEYEDGTTKALNDPLLQQHSIRTYLIIPPKAYKGKQTVSNPTLMSKFSFLKGSPLGSASDLRTVYSGDIIQRMVDMEMRRESTSIPVETLQFHRIFFGKSRHLTRFEREEHNFRVNFSWWFMCFKNWRWEHNYLIQPDIKLKYSVLVSYIIILCTIFMQAINARQSIKFWLLVAVGNVVMLLVLGLVWYKKLREVFQKNWFFIKPRNKYSRFIYGLSEFTQREFSVRICIYLGILILQLSYTLIQLLDCDRFRIENEEIENLLFEDGTKDILCFNTWAVTECIVMNLFLNFLFSGITYIIKIAIGLLTLISYIIVITVLYDFVYERSLSCNSHLYPEYSHIFVSILTLIIFNMINRQKEFISRVDYYWKRELKKKQENARLTNETISRLVSNILPSHIVDIYMDNQLTNKLYYEEYSNVAVIFATILNFNIEVVGMRVLNEIICDFDEVLGTFKGVHKIEKIKVAGWTYMAACGLNTTGTGHRGSLEQRSSAVSFAFNWRRDQLANRQAAISELYVADVADVEEKSTTNVPRRRSVRMFNDGEEPITDDDVVYVMARFGLSLLRTMDNFNKNNYYHDNDSQVIGDLRVGIANGPVMAGVVGLFKPHYDIWGNSVNMAARMDSTGVANSIQVTEETAKILTLHDIHCIYRGVTYIKGRGSIPTYFLDIDENFQFRKFSLDGTELDP from the exons aTGTACGCAAGTTACGATCGCAATCGCAAATTCTCAGTCAATGTTGGCGATATATTAGACGACGTAACCAATCAGTTCAAGGGTAAATATGAGCTGAGCGTGTTAAGG GAACATTGTCGCAAATATGACGTGGAAAAGATTTATCAAACCTACATGGCGCGGCTGCTAAGAATACAATTAATCACATTCTTGACGATAGTCATCATCATTACGGCCATCTATTGCGTGCTCTTGATCGATTCTGATAtg GCGATGCTTGACATACCAATCTATGTGATATTCTCGATTCTGGCTATCGTGGCCATATATATTGGCATATGGAAGAGGGCGATTGCGAAATTTGCTTGGGTTATTTACGTAGCTGTTCTAtccataatatttattatgataATGG ATATCACTGTTCCCGTAGTGCACGCCGTCTCCTTTTACGAGATCACTATACCGCTATTCTACAGTTTCATTATTTAttccatttacatttatatgccGTTTACTAATCACCTTTATCCTTTCATTTTGGGCGTTTCAATATCAttgtgttatattatattatttctgtcGATAACATATCGCATGAAAGTTGATGGCAGTACGAATATggatgaagaaaaaattatatcagaAATCTTGTTTATGGTGGGACTCAATCTATTGGGCTTATTTTTTCGTCTACCACGTGAGATGGTGGTACGACAAACCTTTATAGACAAACGGGAATGCGTTGAAGAAGATCTGCTGTTGCATGCTGCCAAGACACAGGAG AAAATATTACTGCTAAGCATGATACCTGGACCAATTGCTGATAAAATAGAGGAGGACATAAAATTGCGACTCACGCGGACGAGCTTAACTTCACGCAGACGTTCATCGTTTCAGCGAGAAGCGGA ACTACTATATAGAAAACTCTTTATTGAAACGCACGACGATGTGACAATACTCTATGCGGATATGGTCAACTATACGAAGCTAACAACAACGGTGGATGTGAAGACACTTGTAGAAACACTACACGATCTCTATGTCAGATTCGACGATGCAGCGTTG GACTTGGATGTTCTAAGAATACAATTCTTGGGAGATTGCTATTACTGCGTGGCAAATGTTTCGATACCGAATGAAGATCACGGTAATGCTTGTGTGCGCCTCGGTTTACGTATGATAGAGGAGATACATGCGGAGAG AGATAATAGAGACCTGGAAATGGATATACGTATTGGCGTGCACTCGGGCAGCGTACTATCGGGTGTTATTGGCGCCACGAAATGGAAATTCGATATTTACTCGAAAGATGTTGAGATCGCAAATCGTTTGGAGAGTACCGGTGTACCGGGACGTGTGCACATAAGTGGTGAAACACTGGAACTGTTGGATAATGAATTCGAATATGAAGATGGTACCACGAAAGCACTCAATGATCCGCtattacaacaacacagcaTACGTACATATCTTATTATACCGCCGAAAGCT TACAAAGGCAAACAGACGGTCTCAAATCCCACGTTAATGAGTAAATTTTCGTTTCTGAAGGGCTCACCGCTGGGATCTGCGTCG GATCTGAGAACTGTTTATTCcggtgatataatacaaagaatGGTAGATATGGAGATGCGACGAGAGAGTACAAGCATTCCGGTCGAAACTTTACA atttcatcgcATATTCTTTGGAAAATCGCGACATCTTACACGTTTCGAGAGAGAAGAGCATAATTTCCGTGTGAATTTCTCCTGGTGGTTTATGTGTTTCAAAAACTGGCGCTGGGAACACAACTACCTGATACAACCAGATATTAAGCTAAAATACAGTGTGCTTGTTTCATATATAATTATCTTATGCACGATTTTCATGCAGGCCATCAATGCCAG ACAAAGCATAAAATTTTGGCTCTTGGTAGCTGTTGGAAATGTAGTGATGCTGTTGGTGTTAGGCTTGGTCTGGTACAAGAAACTGCGGgaagtatttcaaaaaaattggttcTTCATAAAACCGCGCAATAAATACAGTCGTTTTATTTACGGTCTGTCCGAATTTACACAAAGGGAGTTTAGTGTGCGCATCTGCATTTATTTGGGCATTTTAATACTACAGTTGAGTTATACGCTAATACAATTG TTAGATTGCGATCGCTTTCGTATTGAAAATGAGGAAATCGAAAATCTACTCTTTGAGGATGGCACCAAGGATATACTGTGTTTCAACACCTGG GCTGTCACGGAGTGCATTGTTATGAAtctatttctaaattttctatTCTCCGGCATTACCTACATTATCAAAATAGCTATTGGCCTGCTTACACTCATTAGTTACATAATTGTCATAACTGTGTTGTATGATTTTGTCTACGAACGCAGTCTGAGTTGTAATAGTCACCTCTATCCAGAATATTCGCATATATTTGTCTCCATACTGACACTGATCATATTTAATATGATTAATCGACAGAAAGAGTTCATCTCGCGTGTGGATTATTA ttGGAAGCGTGAGCTAAAGAAGAAACAAGAAAACGCTAGGCTAACAAATGAGACGATTTCCCGTTTGGTCAGTAATATTTTGCCATCGCATATAG TGGACATTTATATGGACAATCAGCTGACCAACAAGCTCTACTACGAAGAATACTCCAATGTGGCTGTGATCTTTGCGACCATTTTGAATTTCAACATTGAAGTTGTTGGTATGCGTGTATTGAACGAAATAATTTGCGATTTCGATGAAGTG CTAGGCACATTCAAAGGCGtgcataaaattgaaaaaatcaaagTGGCCGGTTGGACGTATATGGCGGCATGTGGCCTAAATACCACCGGCACAGGGCATAGGGGGTCGCTGGAACAGCGCTCTAGCGCAGTCTCATTCGCATTCAATTGGCGGCGTGATCAGTTGGCCAATAGACAGGCGGCCATTAGCGAGCTATATGTTGCGGATGTTGCGGATGTTGAGGAAAAGTCTACAACCAACGTGCCAAGACGTCGTTCGGTGCGTATGTTCAATGATGGCGAAGAGCCAATCACCGATGATGATGTGGTTTATGTGATGGCGCGCTTTGGTTTAAGTCTGTTGCGTACAATGgacaattttaacaaaaacaattattatcaCGACAATGATAGTCAAGTAATTGGTGATTTACGTGTTG GTATAGCGAATGGTCCCGTTATGGCCGGTGTTGTTGGCCTGTTTAAACCACATTATGATATCTGGGGCAATTCTGTGAATATGGCCGCGCGCATGGACTCAACTGGCGTGGCTAATTCAATACAAGTGACTGAAGAAACTGCCAAAATATTGACTCTGCACGACATACATTGTATCTATAGAGGTGTTACATATATTAAAGGACGCGGCTCCATACCGACATATTTCTTggatattgatgaaaattttcaatttagaaagttttcATTAGACGGCACTGAGTTGGATCCAtga